The following is a genomic window from Actinomadura sp. WMMB 499.
GCCGCGCGTTTCGGGCGGTTCGTGGGCTTCGAGGTCGGCGGGCAGGGCGAAGTCGATGGTCATGTGCGGGCCTCCAGTCGGAGTGCGGCGACGACGCCGAGGGCGGCGACGGCGGTGAGGAGCGTTCCGGCGGCGGCGAGGCCGAGTTCGAGGCGGCCGGGGCCGAACGCGGCGACGAGGGCGCCGGCGATCCCCACGACGAGGGAGGTGCCGAGCATGTCGCCGATCTGCAGGGCGGAGGAGTTGATGCCCTGCTCCTGCGGGCCGGAGCCGTCCAGCAGGAGGACGCTGAGGCTGCCGACCGCGAAGCCCATCCCGGCGCCGCCGATGAGCCAGGCGGGGGCGGCGGCCCAGCCGCCGAGCTGGAGCGCGACGGTCACGGCGACGATGCCGGCGGTGACGGAGGCGGCGCCGAGCCGCACGAAGAACGCGCGGGGGCGCCGCGACCGTCCCTGGTACTGGGACGCGGCGGACCAGCCGAGCGCCGCCACGGTGAGGGCGATGCCGGCCTCGGTGGGGCTGAAGCCGTGCAGGGTGGTGAGGGCGAGGGGGATGAACACGTCGGTGCCCATGAACGCGCCCGCGAGCAGGCCGCGGGTCAGGACGACGCTGGGCAGGCCGCGGCGGAGCCGGAAGGTTCCGGCGGGCAGGAGGCGGGGCAACCCGAACACCAGCCCGGCCAGCCCGGCGGCGACCGCCGGGACGGTGATCCAGCCCGGCGCGTCGAGTCCGTAGAGCAGGACGGCGGCGCCGACGGAGACGGCGACGGCCGCGACGGCCCGGCCGCCGCCGGGTGTCCGGGGC
Proteins encoded in this region:
- a CDS encoding MFS transporter → MAVGTVMPVVAAELNGLSLYAWGFSATLIAGLLSTVLAGGWIDRSGPMRPFLIGLATFVAGLAVAGVATTMWQFVIGRAVQGIGTGLAMVAMYVVVARIYPESLRPRVFAAESAAWVLPSLIGPAVGGVLAEHIGWRWVFLGLIPLVIPPTLLLVRALRGTAAPAAAPRTPGGGRAVAAVAVSVGAAVLLYGLDAPGWITVPAVAAGLAGLVFGLPRLLPAGTFRLRRGLPSVVLTRGLLAGAFMGTDVFIPLALTTLHGFSPTEAGIALTVAALGWSAASQYQGRSRRPRAFFVRLGAASVTAGIVAVTVALQLGGWAAAPAWLIGGAGMGFAVGSLSVLLLDGSGPQEQGINSSALQIGDMLGTSLVVGIAGALVAAFGPGRLELGLAAAGTLLTAVAALGVVAALRLEART